From the Bacteroidota bacterium genome, one window contains:
- a CDS encoding YraN family protein, with the protein MAKHNETGNWGELQALAYIKEKKPSWEILYTNWKYKKSEVDIICKDGKQLVFVEVKTRTGNKFGHPEEAVGYKKKEKLAEAASAFIEEINHQGEIRFDIISITILQNKTEIYHIEDAFFPGLD; encoded by the coding sequence ATGGCAAAACACAATGAAACAGGTAACTGGGGCGAATTGCAAGCCCTTGCATATATAAAAGAAAAAAAGCCTAGTTGGGAAATATTATATACCAATTGGAAATACAAAAAAAGTGAAGTTGATATTATTTGCAAAGATGGCAAGCAACTCGTTTTTGTAGAAGTAAAGACCCGAACTGGCAACAAGTTTGGCCACCCAGAAGAAGCTGTGGGATACAAAAAGAAAGAAAAACTGGCCGAAGCTGCATCGGCATTTATTGAAGAAATAAACCACCAAGGTGAGATCCGATTCGATATAATATCAATAACCATACTGCAAAATAAAACCGAAATATACCATATAGAAGATGCTTTTTTCCCGGGCTTAGATTAG
- a CDS encoding fused MFS/spermidine synthase, producing the protein MKWPKWRNLVRNEVLEQTNSDKNPHLEVAIEYGKTVLNTEHGNFSFGNLHTVFDEGFKKIKIEHRHINNCLLLGLGGGSVLDLLINKYPIHCPFSVVEHDPKIVELAQKYFGLDNYKDIDIHIVDAFEYVKSCNKKFDLIIVDLYNDLNVPEQAHTREFATDIGNILKTKGLVIFNKVVIHKIEKQQYNNLYNHFHEFCTCKTIQVLGMNNLLVAEKI; encoded by the coding sequence ATGAAGTGGCCAAAATGGAGAAACCTTGTTCGCAATGAAGTACTTGAACAAACCAACAGCGATAAAAACCCCCACTTGGAGGTTGCTATTGAATATGGTAAAACAGTATTAAACACAGAGCACGGGAATTTTTCTTTTGGCAATCTTCACACCGTATTCGATGAAGGATTTAAAAAAATAAAAATAGAGCATAGGCACATAAATAATTGCTTATTGCTAGGCTTAGGAGGGGGCAGTGTATTGGATTTGTTAATCAACAAATACCCTATACATTGCCCCTTTTCTGTGGTAGAGCACGACCCAAAAATAGTAGAACTTGCACAGAAATATTTTGGATTAGACAACTATAAAGATATAGATATCCATATTGTAGATGCTTTTGAATATGTAAAATCCTGCAACAAAAAATTTGATTTAATTATTGTAGATTTATATAATGATTTGAATGTACCTGAACAAGCTCATACCCGCGAATTTGCAACTGATATTGGAAATATTTTGAAAACAAAAGGATTGGTCATTTTTAATAAAGTCGTAATTCATAAAATAGAAAAACAGCAGTATAATAATTTATACAATCATTTTCATGAATTCTGTACTTGCAAAACTATACAAGTTTTGGGAATGAATAACCTGTTAGTGGCCGAAAAAATATAA
- a CDS encoding T9SS type A sorting domain-containing protein has translation MKKVLLIIAVALSTFASAQYVSTLAGKPTTSGWNGSSAKLSDAEFANPYGICVDASGQIWVSEYMGCRIRLITGDLQSIYTRSGPISDPTQSGGYNDAAGINARYNGCSGIDIGTDGVMYIADRDNHCIRKLDKYQSIGLPQAVTTLAGSTSQTAGYKNGTGTAAEFKSPCDVAVDKNNNVYVADLANHCIRKITPAGVVTLFAGNPGATGGYADGAATSAKFDLPKGICYDKTNDALIVADLGNARIRKIIISTGVVSTIAGSGNASDKDGNALSADIGYPIDVCIDDQGGILIIDGSNSSLIRYLSGGKIITVAGEYQYSGHKDGVSNKAWFDNPAGIFFIASQKIAYVTDENNHCVRKLDLKPTVNFIADKVATAKLVDVKFTNLTPNLPSITSFLWTLSGTEGVDFNLNGGKLTDSTIRVQFLKNGLYSVTMQATNPFGTSTITKNNYINVGGVNGIETPAVPLFGVFPNPSNDGNIIIENSQNVSFNTLLVSDMTGKTVYWDYNNPYFKQFHFGIGLGHLPKGMYVITLTDGGNTFHQKVVLQ, from the coding sequence GAAACCAACCACCTCTGGTTGGAATGGATCTTCTGCCAAATTATCGGATGCAGAATTTGCGAATCCTTATGGAATTTGCGTTGACGCAAGCGGTCAGATTTGGGTATCGGAATACATGGGCTGTCGTATACGCTTAATTACAGGCGATTTGCAATCAATTTACACAAGGTCAGGTCCTATTAGTGACCCAACACAATCAGGTGGTTATAATGATGCCGCAGGTATTAATGCCAGATATAATGGATGCAGTGGGATTGATATTGGCACCGATGGTGTGATGTATATTGCTGACCGCGATAACCATTGCATCCGTAAATTAGACAAATATCAAAGTATCGGATTGCCCCAAGCTGTTACTACGCTTGCTGGTTCAACATCGCAAACAGCAGGCTATAAAAATGGTACAGGTACTGCTGCCGAATTTAAAAGTCCTTGCGATGTGGCAGTTGATAAAAACAATAATGTATACGTTGCCGATTTGGCCAATCATTGTATCCGCAAAATTACTCCAGCAGGCGTAGTTACCTTATTTGCAGGAAATCCAGGTGCAACTGGCGGGTATGCCGATGGAGCCGCTACATCCGCAAAGTTCGATTTGCCAAAAGGTATTTGTTACGACAAAACTAACGATGCACTAATTGTTGCCGACTTGGGTAATGCAAGAATTCGTAAAATCATTATTTCAACTGGTGTGGTTAGCACTATTGCTGGTTCTGGCAATGCAAGTGATAAAGATGGCAATGCACTTAGTGCGGATATTGGTTACCCTATCGATGTTTGTATCGACGACCAAGGTGGCATACTTATAATAGATGGCAGCAACTCATCCTTGATCAGGTATTTATCTGGCGGCAAAATAATCACCGTGGCAGGCGAATACCAATATAGCGGCCACAAAGATGGTGTTTCAAATAAAGCTTGGTTTGATAACCCAGCAGGAATCTTTTTTATAGCAAGCCAAAAAATTGCTTATGTAACTGATGAAAACAACCACTGTGTTCGCAAATTAGATTTGAAACCTACCGTAAATTTTATTGCTGACAAAGTAGCTACAGCCAAACTGGTTGATGTTAAATTTACCAACCTTACTCCAAATCTCCCTTCTATCACTTCTTTCCTTTGGACTTTAAGCGGAACAGAAGGAGTAGACTTTAACTTGAACGGCGGTAAACTAACTGACTCAACAATAAGAGTGCAGTTCCTCAAAAATGGTTTATATAGTGTTACCATGCAAGCTACCAATCCTTTTGGCACAAGTACTATTACCAAAAATAATTATATAAATGTAGGTGGTGTTAATGGCATTGAAACTCCAGCAGTTCCTTTATTCGGCGTATTCCCAAATCCTTCTAACGATGGAAACATCATTATTGAGAACAGCCAAAATGTAAGCTTCAATACTTTATTGGTAAGCGATATGACTGGCAAAACAGTTTATTGGGACTATAATAACCCTTACTTCAAACAGTTTCACTTCGGTATAGGGCTTGGCCATTTGCCTAAAGGAATGTATGTAATAACACTTACTGATGGAGGGAATACTTTCCACCAAAAAGTAGTGTTGCAATAA